One Methanocaldococcus infernus ME DNA segment encodes these proteins:
- a CDS encoding Coenzyme F420 hydrogenase/dehydrogenase, beta subunit C-terminal domain, whose product MRSYKDLEREVWLKNRCSGCGACTAVCPANNLYFKEESPVKFNCTECYCEIVPPEDIEHPISAEFCKTTVYDVPCGACHDACPRVEVREMEDKYLGIYRAKSKLEIKNAQNGGVVSAILINALEEELIDGAIVIKQDNWTLEPISYLATTKEEVVKAAGSKYLRKVSPLNALKKAVMEEKLERLAIVGTPCIIEAMAKIQSSVNDLLKPFRKAIRLKISLFCFEIYDYAKMLKKLEEEGINPWDIKKMEIERGKFLLYLVDGFIKEYKIKELDPVMREGCKSCIDFTGLYSDISVGNVGTPEGYSTVIIRNKWGEGFFKRACYNGLIDFDSSVKIEEIKKLAELKMKRKNYK is encoded by the coding sequence GTGAGAAGCTATAAGGATTTAGAGAGGGAAGTTTGGCTAAAAAATAGATGCTCTGGCTGTGGAGCCTGTACAGCTGTTTGCCCAGCCAACAATTTATATTTTAAAGAGGAGAGTCCTGTAAAGTTTAACTGTACAGAGTGTTACTGTGAAATTGTTCCTCCTGAAGACATTGAACACCCAATCTCAGCAGAGTTTTGTAAGACAACAGTCTATGATGTCCCCTGTGGAGCTTGCCATGATGCCTGTCCAAGGGTTGAAGTTAGAGAGATGGAAGATAAATACTTAGGAATTTATAGAGCTAAAAGTAAATTGGAAATAAAGAATGCTCAAAATGGTGGAGTAGTTTCAGCTATCTTAATTAATGCCTTAGAGGAAGAGCTAATAGATGGAGCTATTGTTATTAAGCAGGATAACTGGACTTTGGAGCCAATCTCTTACTTAGCCACTACCAAGGAAGAGGTAGTTAAAGCTGCAGGAAGTAAGTATTTAAGAAAAGTATCTCCATTAAATGCCCTAAAAAAGGCTGTTATGGAGGAGAAGTTAGAGAGATTAGCCATAGTTGGAACTCCTTGTATAATTGAGGCTATGGCTAAAATTCAAAGTAGTGTAAATGATCTACTAAAACCTTTTAGAAAGGCTATTAGACTAAAAATTTCTCTCTTCTGCTTTGAAATTTATGACTATGCTAAGATGTTAAAGAAGTTAGAAGAAGAAGGAATAAATCCTTGGGATATCAAAAAGATGGAAATTGAGAGAGGGAAATTTTTACTTTACTTAGTTGATGGTTTCATTAAGGAATACAAGATAAAGGAATTGGATCCAGTGATGAGAGAAGGATGTAAGAGTTGTATAGACTTCACTGGCTTATACTCAGATATCTCAGTTGGTAATGTGGGAACACCTGAGGGCTACTCAACAGTTATTATAAGAAATAAGTGGGGAGAAGGGTTCTTTAAAAGAGCTTGCTACAATGGGTTAATTGACTTTGACAGCAGTGTGAAGATAGAGGAGATTAAAAAGTTGGCTGAGCTGAAGATGAAAAGAAAAAATTATAAATAA
- a CDS encoding cation:proton antiporter (subunit G of antiporter complex involved in resistance to high concentrations of Na+, K+, Li+ and/or alkali): MIRELLILIASIGILVASYRLWVEKDRKNIVYARIHILGVIDCACFLIFLALGETLLAFTYLILTPFLAHAIANASYKDELKEET; this comes from the coding sequence TTGATTAGAGAGCTTTTAATATTAATAGCATCTATAGGAATTCTTGTAGCATCTTATAGGCTGTGGGTTGAGAAGGATAGAAAGAATATAGTTTATGCAAGAATTCACATATTAGGAGTTATAGATTGTGCCTGCTTTCTCATCTTCTTAGCCTTAGGGGAAACTTTATTAGCCTTCACTTACTTAATATTAACTCCCTTCTTAGCCCATGCTATAGCCAATGCCTCTTATAAAGATGAATTGAAGGAGGAAACATGA
- the fhcD gene encoding formylmethanofuran--tetrahydromethanopterin N-formyltransferase: MEINGVYIEDTFAEAFPIWVSRILITAATKRWAKIAATEATGFGTSVIMCPAEAGIEKYVPPSKTPDGRPGFIIQICHPKKKGLEEQMLERIGQCVLTCPTTAVFDAMEEEDEKVKVGFKLKFFGDGFEKKDELNGRKIYRIPIMGGEFITESSFGIKKGVAGGNFFIMADTNATALMAAEAAVNAIQSVDKVITPFPGGIVASGSKVGASNPKYKFMVATTNHKMCPTLKDVVEDSEVPEDVNGVYEIVINGLTEDAVKMAMREGILAATRVKGVKKITAGNYGGKLGPYQIKLRELFE, encoded by the coding sequence ATGGAGATAAATGGAGTCTATATAGAGGATACATTTGCTGAAGCTTTTCCAATATGGGTTTCAAGAATTTTAATTACAGCAGCTACTAAAAGATGGGCTAAGATAGCTGCTACTGAAGCTACTGGATTTGGAACCTCTGTTATCATGTGCCCAGCTGAGGCTGGAATTGAGAAGTATGTGCCACCATCAAAAACTCCAGATGGTAGGCCAGGGTTTATAATTCAAATTTGCCATCCTAAGAAGAAAGGTTTAGAGGAGCAAATGTTAGAGAGAATTGGACAGTGTGTCTTAACTTGCCCAACCACTGCAGTCTTTGATGCTATGGAAGAGGAAGATGAAAAGGTAAAAGTTGGATTTAAGTTAAAGTTCTTTGGAGATGGATTTGAGAAGAAAGATGAGTTAAATGGAAGAAAGATATATAGAATTCCAATTATGGGAGGAGAGTTTATAACTGAATCAAGCTTTGGAATTAAAAAAGGAGTTGCTGGAGGTAACTTCTTTATAATGGCTGACACCAATGCCACTGCCTTAATGGCTGCTGAGGCTGCAGTGAATGCTATACAGAGTGTTGATAAGGTTATAACTCCATTCCCAGGAGGAATAGTAGCCTCTGGAAGTAAGGTAGGGGCAAGCAATCCTAAGTATAAGTTTATGGTGGCTACAACAAACCATAAGATGTGCCCAACCTTAAAGGATGTTGTTGAAGACTCTGAAGTACCAGAGGATGTTAATGGAGTTTATGAAATAGTTATCAATGGTTTAACTGAGGATGCTGTAAAGATGGCTATGAGAGAAGGAATATTAGCAGCTACAAGGGTTAAGGGGGTTAAGAAGATAACAGCAGGAAACTATGGAGGTAAGTTAGGACCTTACCAAATAAAGTTAAGAGAGCTTTTTGAATAA
- a CDS encoding class II glutamine amidotransferase has translation MCGIIGFVSRKKRMISGEKIALALNSLKERGNGRGSGYVGYGIYPTKYKDCYAFHILIDNNPKFEKIKVEVENVLEQYGTIIKDEEIPTEEGIIEKVHIPWRYFYEVDEKYSEREEDVIVDIVMEINDRVDGAYVISSGKDLGVFKAVGWPNEVAEFYRIDRYEGYLWLAHARYPTNTKAWWGGAHPFNLLNWSVVHNGEITSYGTNRRFVESYGYKCRLLTDTEVVTYIMDLLMRKHKLPVEYALTAMAPRFWNEIDDMPEEERELHKAIRMVYGGAMLNGPFAIAVGTPKGLIFMNGDISKETTMIGLTDRIKLRPLVAAEKDDLLFVSSEEAAIRRICPNLDRVWMPDAGIPIIGRVE, from the coding sequence ATGTGTGGAATAATAGGCTTTGTCAGTAGAAAGAAGAGAATGATAAGTGGAGAGAAGATAGCTTTAGCTTTAAACTCTTTAAAAGAGAGAGGGAATGGAAGAGGCTCTGGTTATGTTGGTTATGGAATATATCCAACAAAGTATAAGGATTGTTATGCCTTCCATATCTTAATTGACAACAACCCAAAGTTTGAAAAAATTAAGGTTGAGGTTGAAAATGTCTTAGAACAGTATGGAACAATTATAAAAGATGAGGAAATTCCTACTGAGGAAGGGATTATTGAAAAAGTACATATTCCTTGGAGATACTTCTATGAGGTTGATGAGAAATACTCTGAGAGAGAGGAAGATGTTATAGTTGATATAGTCATGGAAATTAATGATAGGGTTGATGGAGCCTATGTTATCTCAAGTGGAAAAGACTTAGGAGTTTTTAAAGCTGTTGGCTGGCCTAATGAAGTAGCAGAGTTTTATAGAATAGATAGGTATGAAGGCTACCTATGGTTAGCTCATGCAAGGTATCCAACAAACACAAAAGCCTGGTGGGGAGGGGCTCATCCATTTAATCTATTAAATTGGAGTGTTGTACATAATGGAGAGATAACAAGCTATGGAACCAACAGAAGGTTTGTTGAGAGCTATGGTTATAAGTGTAGATTATTAACAGATACTGAGGTTGTAACCTATATTATGGACTTACTGATGAGAAAGCATAAACTTCCTGTTGAATATGCCTTAACAGCCATGGCTCCAAGATTTTGGAATGAGATTGATGACATGCCAGAGGAAGAAAGGGAGTTACATAAAGCTATCAGGATGGTTTATGGGGGAGCCATGTTAAATGGTCCATTTGCCATAGCTGTTGGAACCCCTAAGGGATTAATATTTATGAATGGAGACATTTCAAAGGAAACAACCATGATAGGCTTAACTGATAGGATAAAATTAAGGCCATTGGTTGCTGCTGAAAAAGATGACTTACTATTTGTTTCAAGTGAAGAAGCAGCAATAAGGAGAATTTGCCCTAACTTAGATAGAGTTTGGATGCCAGATGCTGGAATTCCTATAATTGGTAGAGTAGAATAA
- a CDS encoding GltB/FmdC/FwdC-like GXGXG domain-containing protein produces MEVVEIDAKDMDYRELNEKIHKILEENPEVKKIIIKNVLGQRFIGNGLQKKDLTIEIYGIPGGDLGMFMSGPTIIVYGNAEFAPGNTMDDGTIVIHGNSGDVTAHSMRGGKVFVRGDVGYRSGIHMKAYKDKVPVLVIGGTAKDFLGEYMAGGLIIVLNIDEKGNDLGKIKGRMIGTGIHGGSIYIRGEVDKKQLGVAADIKEFTKEDLEKIKPYIEEFCKWFNLSEEVKDKLINSKWTKIAPISKRPFGKLYTPDLM; encoded by the coding sequence ATGGAAGTAGTAGAGATAGATGCTAAGGACATGGATTATAGAGAATTGAATGAGAAAATTCATAAAATTTTAGAGGAGAACCCTGAAGTGAAAAAAATAATTATTAAAAATGTTTTAGGACAGAGGTTTATAGGAAATGGCTTACAGAAGAAAGATTTAACAATAGAAATTTATGGAATCCCTGGGGGAGACTTAGGAATGTTCATGAGTGGGCCTACAATAATAGTTTATGGAAATGCTGAGTTTGCCCCAGGGAATACAATGGATGATGGAACTATAGTTATACATGGAAACAGTGGAGATGTTACAGCCCACTCTATGAGAGGGGGTAAGGTTTTTGTTAGGGGAGATGTTGGTTATAGAAGTGGCATTCACATGAAGGCTTATAAGGATAAAGTCCCTGTCTTAGTTATCGGTGGAACAGCCAAGGATTTCTTAGGAGAATATATGGCTGGAGGTTTAATTATTGTATTAAATATAGATGAGAAAGGAAATGACTTAGGAAAGATAAAAGGAAGGATGATAGGAACAGGGATTCATGGAGGTTCTATATACATAAGAGGGGAAGTTGATAAAAAACAGCTTGGTGTTGCTGCTGACATAAAGGAATTCACAAAGGAAGACTTAGAGAAGATAAAGCCATACATTGAAGAGTTCTGTAAATGGTTTAATTTGTCAGAGGAAGTTAAAGATAAGTTGATAAATTCAAAATGGACAAAGATAGCTCCTATATCTAAGAGGCCATTTGGAAAGCTCTACACTCCTGACTTAATGTAA
- a CDS encoding RNA-binding domain-containing protein, whose amino-acid sequence MINYIKLSAICHATEDEEKVLEAISFFIPENVDEEKVEVEVVETEGHFRNPIKIISVNVKDKEAKKVFKHIVNLIKSNPKNLEKLKKDLDLRIEDNKFFVRFDKQKAYLKECKVMDGDDIVRVVFNFKIFSPKEKEKKVKELLEKELFS is encoded by the coding sequence ATGATAAACTATATAAAGTTAAGTGCTATCTGTCATGCAACTGAAGATGAGGAAAAAGTTTTAGAGGCTATCTCCTTTTTTATCCCTGAAAATGTTGATGAGGAAAAGGTAGAGGTTGAGGTTGTAGAAACTGAGGGACACTTTAGAAACCCAATAAAAATTATTAGTGTAAATGTTAAAGATAAAGAGGCTAAGAAAGTCTTTAAGCACATTGTAAATTTAATAAAGTCTAATCCTAAAAACTTGGAGAAGTTAAAGAAAGATTTAGATTTAAGAATTGAGGATAATAAATTTTTTGTTAGATTTGACAAGCAAAAGGCTTATTTAAAGGAGTGTAAAGTGATGGATGGAGATGACATTGTAAGAGTTGTATTTAACTTTAAAATTTTCTCTCCTAAGGAGAAGGAGAAGAAAGTTAAAGAACTCTTAGAGAAAGAGCTTTTCAGTTAA
- a CDS encoding glutamate synthase-related protein codes for MIPSYVPPKYKPIIDREKCMLCERCTVECSWGVYRREGDRIVIYANRCGACQRCVSMCPRDAIKIVEYKECWRSHPLWTEDVRRDIYNQAKTGCILLSGMANAMDHPNYFDRIVLDACQVTNPSIDPLREPMELRTYIGKKPKQLEFDFIEEDGVKKAKLKTKIAPNLKLDTPIMIAHMSYGALSLNAHLSFAKAVKECGTFMGTGEGGLPKALYPYADHIITQVASGRFGVNEEYLMKGAAIEIKIGQGAKPGIGGHLPGEKVTVEISKTRMIPEGSDAISPAPHHDIYSIEDLAQLVRSLKEATRWKKPVFVKIAAVHNAPAIAVGIATSDADAVVIDGYKGGTGAAPKVFRDHVGIPIEMAIAAVDQRLREEGLRNEISIIASGGIKSSADVFKAIALGADAVYIGTAAMVALGCRVCGRCYTGLCAWGIATQKPELVKRLDPEVGARRVANLIKAWTHEIKELLGANGINAIESLRGNRDRLRGVGLNERELKVLGIKLAGE; via the coding sequence ATGATTCCAAGCTATGTGCCACCTAAGTATAAGCCAATAATAGATAGAGAGAAGTGTATGCTCTGTGAAAGATGTACTGTTGAGTGCTCATGGGGAGTCTATAGAAGAGAAGGAGATAGAATAGTTATATATGCTAATAGATGTGGAGCCTGTCAAAGATGTGTTTCCATGTGCCCAAGGGATGCTATAAAGATTGTTGAGTATAAGGAATGTTGGAGATCCCATCCATTATGGACAGAGGATGTTAGAAGAGATATTTATAACCAAGCAAAGACTGGCTGTATCTTATTAAGTGGAATGGCTAATGCCATGGATCATCCTAACTACTTTGACAGGATTGTCTTAGATGCTTGTCAAGTTACTAACCCATCTATAGACCCTCTAAGGGAGCCAATGGAGTTAAGAACTTACATAGGAAAGAAGCCAAAACAGCTTGAATTTGACTTTATTGAGGAAGATGGGGTTAAAAAGGCTAAGTTGAAAACAAAGATAGCTCCAAATTTGAAGTTAGACACTCCTATAATGATAGCCCACATGTCCTATGGAGCTCTCTCATTAAATGCTCATCTATCCTTTGCCAAGGCTGTTAAAGAATGTGGAACTTTTATGGGAACTGGTGAAGGAGGACTACCAAAGGCTCTCTATCCATATGCTGATCACATTATAACCCAAGTGGCAAGTGGAAGGTTTGGGGTTAATGAAGAATACTTAATGAAAGGAGCAGCCATTGAGATTAAGATAGGACAAGGAGCTAAGCCAGGGATTGGTGGGCACTTACCAGGGGAGAAGGTTACAGTTGAGATATCTAAGACAAGAATGATCCCAGAAGGTTCTGATGCCATTTCTCCAGCTCCTCATCATGATATCTACTCTATAGAAGACTTAGCTCAATTAGTTAGAAGTTTAAAAGAGGCAACAAGATGGAAAAAACCTGTCTTTGTTAAAATAGCAGCTGTCCATAATGCTCCAGCTATAGCTGTTGGAATAGCTACAAGTGATGCTGACGCTGTAGTTATTGATGGATATAAAGGGGGAACAGGAGCTGCTCCTAAGGTGTTTAGAGATCATGTTGGAATCCCTATAGAGATGGCTATAGCTGCAGTTGATCAGAGGTTGAGGGAAGAAGGATTAAGGAATGAGATTAGTATTATAGCAAGTGGAGGAATTAAGAGTTCAGCAGATGTTTTTAAAGCTATAGCCTTAGGGGCTGATGCTGTCTATATAGGAACTGCTGCAATGGTAGCCTTAGGTTGTAGAGTCTGTGGAAGATGCTATACTGGCCTATGTGCCTGGGGAATAGCTACACAGAAGCCAGAGTTGGTTAAGAGGTTAGATCCAGAGGTTGGAGCAAGGAGAGTAGCTAATTTAATAAAGGCTTGGACACATGAGATAAAAGAGCTTTTAGGGGCAAATGGAATTAATGCCATTGAAAGCTTGAGAGGAAATAGGGATAGGTTAAGAGGAGTTGGACTAAATGAGAGAGAGTTGAAAGTATTGGGAATAAAGTTAGCTGGTGAATAA
- the tmk gene encoding dTMP kinase: protein MFIVFEGIDGSGKTTLSKMLAKELSGYWTCEPTDGEIGRLIRSYLSSGNIDNISLSLLFAADRVEHCKEIEKVLNSGRDVICDRYLYSSIAYQSSLGVEENFLWEINKYAIKPDLVFLLVVDVDEAMKRVKGKDIFENKNFLEKVQEKYLELAKRFNFIVIDTTNISIEEAYNKVRVKVYECKC from the coding sequence TTGTTTATAGTCTTTGAGGGAATAGATGGGAGTGGGAAAACTACACTGTCTAAGATGTTGGCTAAGGAGTTGTCAGGATATTGGACTTGTGAGCCAACTGATGGAGAGATAGGAAGGTTAATAAGAAGTTATTTAAGTTCAGGAAATATTGATAACATTTCCCTCTCCCTACTCTTTGCTGCTGATAGGGTAGAGCATTGTAAAGAGATAGAGAAAGTTCTTAATAGTGGAAGGGATGTTATTTGTGACAGATATTTATATTCTTCAATAGCCTATCAATCCTCCTTAGGAGTGGAAGAAAATTTCCTATGGGAGATTAACAAATATGCTATAAAGCCTGATCTTGTCTTCTTACTTGTTGTAGATGTTGATGAAGCTATGAAGAGAGTTAAGGGTAAAGATATATTTGAAAATAAAAATTTTTTGGAGAAGGTTCAGGAAAAGTATTTAGAGCTTGCTAAGAGATTTAATTTTATAGTTATTGATACTACAAATATAAGTATAGAGGAAGCTTACAACAAGGTTAGGGTGAAGGTTTATGAATGTAAATGTTGA
- the tgtA gene encoding tRNA guanosine(15) transglycosylase TgtA: MFEIKYRDALGRIGILDINGKKIETPTIMPVIHPNPKKQVVPIDFIKKLTDIIITNSYITYITKSLRELALKVGIHKLIGFDKVIVTDSGSFQLGTYGDVKVSPREIIEFQEKIGVDVGTILDIPTPPDVEKEKAEKDLEETLRRAKEAIELKREKNFKMLLNGTIQGSTYLELRQRAAREMAKLNFDIYPIGAVVPLMESYRFKEVAEIIINSKMNLPTNKPVHLFGCGHPMLFALAVALGCDLFDSAAYILYAKDDRYLTERGTLSLEELKDLKSFPCSCPICSQYTPKELYQLEKKERERILAEHNLYVTFEEMNRIKEAIKNGSLWELVEERVRAHPKLLEAYRVLKNYMYYIERFDPVIKKTAFFYSGVESLFRPEVYRHKKRLKRIKYEKVYITTVSKDIERPYSENLNVKETDVDILIKHPIFGYIPYYIDTIYPLSQHEAPELYDFEKEINKKFQEEFLEFLKKKGVKVLNIVEYNYYINSIGKFNSDSFRIKRMLEYQYGYDIIKDKKIKVVRSKNTGRLRQVLDENDNILFSVRSHDNLLIPSKLGAKLLWENIPFPKYRVVVNKEAEPFIREGRNVFAKFVIDCDEDIRPYEEVLVVNEDDDLLGYGTAILNGIEMKEFSTGLAVKVRGGIKCVE, from the coding sequence ATGTTTGAAATTAAATATAGAGATGCCTTAGGAAGAATTGGAATTTTAGACATAAATGGGAAAAAAATAGAAACTCCAACAATTATGCCAGTGATTCACCCAAATCCTAAAAAGCAAGTGGTTCCAATTGACTTTATAAAGAAGCTAACAGATATCATTATTACAAATTCATACATAACCTATATAACTAAAAGCTTAAGAGAGCTTGCTTTAAAAGTTGGAATTCATAAGCTTATAGGCTTTGATAAGGTTATAGTTACAGATAGTGGCTCTTTTCAGCTTGGAACTTATGGAGATGTTAAGGTTTCTCCAAGGGAAATTATTGAGTTTCAAGAGAAGATAGGGGTAGATGTTGGAACCATCTTAGATATTCCAACACCTCCTGATGTAGAGAAGGAGAAGGCTGAGAAAGATTTAGAAGAAACCTTAAGGAGGGCTAAGGAAGCCATAGAGTTAAAGAGAGAGAAGAACTTTAAAATGCTGTTAAATGGGACTATTCAAGGTTCTACATATTTAGAGCTAAGACAGAGAGCTGCAAGGGAGATGGCTAAGCTAAACTTTGACATCTACCCTATAGGAGCAGTTGTCCCACTAATGGAAAGCTATAGGTTTAAAGAGGTTGCTGAAATTATTATAAATAGTAAGATGAACCTCCCAACTAATAAGCCTGTCCATCTCTTTGGCTGTGGCCATCCTATGCTCTTTGCCTTAGCTGTAGCTTTAGGCTGTGATCTTTTTGACTCTGCTGCTTACATCTTGTATGCAAAGGATGACAGATACTTAACAGAGAGAGGAACTCTAAGCTTAGAAGAGCTTAAAGATTTAAAAAGCTTTCCATGCTCTTGCCCAATCTGTTCCCAATACACTCCAAAAGAGCTTTATCAATTAGAGAAGAAGGAGAGGGAAAGGATTTTAGCTGAGCATAACTTATATGTAACCTTTGAAGAGATGAATAGAATTAAAGAGGCTATAAAAAATGGCTCTCTTTGGGAGCTTGTGGAAGAGAGGGTTAGAGCTCATCCAAAGCTCTTAGAGGCTTACAGAGTTTTAAAAAATTATATGTACTATATAGAGAGATTTGACCCAGTCATAAAAAAGACAGCCTTCTTTTACTCTGGAGTAGAATCTCTTTTCAGGCCAGAGGTTTATAGGCATAAGAAGAGGTTGAAGAGAATAAAGTATGAGAAAGTTTATATTACAACAGTCTCAAAGGATATTGAAAGACCTTACAGTGAAAACTTAAATGTTAAAGAGACAGATGTTGATATCTTAATAAAGCATCCTATTTTTGGATACATCCCTTACTATATAGACACTATCTACCCTCTCTCACAACATGAGGCTCCTGAACTCTATGACTTTGAGAAAGAAATAAATAAGAAGTTTCAAGAAGAGTTTTTAGAATTTTTAAAAAAGAAAGGAGTTAAAGTCTTGAATATTGTTGAATATAATTATTATATAAACTCCATTGGTAAGTTTAACTCTGACAGCTTTAGAATAAAGAGGATGCTTGAGTATCAGTATGGCTATGACATCATAAAGGATAAGAAAATAAAAGTTGTTAGAAGTAAGAATACAGGAAGGCTAAGACAAGTTTTAGATGAGAATGATAATATTTTATTCTCAGTTAGAAGCCATGACAATCTCTTAATCCCTTCTAAGTTAGGAGCTAAATTACTCTGGGAAAATATTCCTTTCCCTAAGTATAGGGTTGTGGTTAATAAAGAGGCTGAACCCTTCATTAGAGAGGGGAGAAATGTCTTTGCCAAGTTTGTTATAGATTGTGATGAAGACATTAGACCTTATGAAGAGGTTTTAGTTGTTAATGAAGATGATGATCTATTAGGCTATGGGACAGCTATATTAAATGGAATAGAGATGAAAGAGTTTTCAACAGGATTGGCTGTCAAGGTTAGAGGTGGAATAAAATGTGTGGAATAA
- a CDS encoding ATP-binding protein — protein MKFYNREKEVRYLKTYCQLEPNSILFVYGPKSSGKSTVIRKVIKELEDSDIVFFYYNLRKYATPTKEEFFKIFFERSDKKYVPNKLEFNLGVFKFGVERELNFKEFSLNDVFAKINESINEVIKEGKRPVLIIDELQKLKNIYFNGEKSLLNELFNLFVSLTKMEHLSHVICLTSDTLFIEEIYNNSTLKNASEYYLIDWLEKEDIKKILKEENFSEEEIDYAINYLSLPYEITELINNKKLGLTVEETIKRWINIEKNGIKYLIDSVDLDEEKLYKVLSKFKDKIKISYNKEVKKEEMKYIKFLIENEILFYDVINGIIKPTSIIEWHAIRELI, from the coding sequence TTGAAATTCTACAATAGAGAGAAAGAAGTTAGATATCTAAAAACTTATTGCCAGTTGGAGCCAAACTCTATTTTATTCGTTTATGGCCCTAAATCTTCTGGAAAATCTACAGTAATAAGGAAGGTTATTAAAGAACTTGAAGATAGTGATATCGTATTTTTTTATTATAATTTAAGAAAGTATGCTACGCCAACAAAGGAAGAGTTTTTTAAAATATTTTTTGAAAGATCTGATAAAAAATATGTTCCTAATAAGCTGGAATTTAACTTAGGAGTTTTTAAATTCGGAGTTGAGAGAGAGCTAAATTTTAAAGAGTTCTCTTTAAACGATGTCTTTGCTAAGATAAATGAAAGCATTAATGAAGTTATAAAAGAGGGAAAGAGGCCTGTCTTAATTATAGACGAGCTTCAAAAGTTGAAGAATATTTACTTTAATGGAGAAAAATCTCTATTAAATGAGCTATTTAACTTATTCGTCTCTCTAACCAAGATGGAACATCTTTCCCATGTCATCTGCTTAACTTCTGACACTCTATTCATAGAAGAGATCTACAATAATTCAACACTAAAGAACGCTTCCGAATATTATTTAATTGATTGGTTAGAAAAAGAAGACATTAAAAAAATCTTAAAAGAAGAGAACTTCAGTGAAGAGGAGATAGATTACGCTATAAACTACCTCTCTTTACCATATGAAATAACTGAACTAATAAATAATAAAAAACTTGGCTTAACAGTTGAAGAAACCATAAAAAGATGGATAAATATTGAAAAGAATGGAATAAAGTATCTTATAGATTCAGTAGATTTAGATGAAGAAAAGCTCTATAAAGTTTTATCAAAGTTTAAAGATAAAATAAAGATTTCCTATAACAAGGAAGTTAAAAAAGAAGAAATGAAATATATAAAATTTTTAATTGAAAATGAGATCCTATTCTACGACGTAATTAACGGCATAATAAAACCAACGTCAATTATTGAATGGCACGCTATAAGAGAACTTATATAA